Part of the Gallalistipes aquisgranensis genome, GGAAAAACTGAGGGCCAGGCTTTCCATCTCCGCATAGACCTGCTTTTCCGCCGAACGCGACTTTGCGAATTCCAGCAGAGCCTTGGCATAACGCGAAGGGATGATTCCTGCATTCATGGCTTATCAGGCTTTAGGTGCGTGAATCTCATCCAACATTCGTTCGATCAGAGCCATTTGTTCCTGCGGCTCTTTGATCTGGGCCCGGATCACCTTTTCGGCAATGTCGACCGAGAGTACGGCGATCTGGCTGCGCACTTCGGCAATGGCCGCCTCCTTTTCGATCCTGATCTGCTTTTTCGCCTCCTCCAACTCTTTCTGAGCCTCTTTCCTAGCCTCTTCTTTTGCCTCAGCGATGATTTTTTCCCGGGTTTGCGTTGCTTCACCGAGAATCTTCATCTGCTGTGTACGGGCTTCGGTGAGGACCGCTTCGCCTTCGGCTTTGATGTTCGCCAACTGCCGGTTCGCTTCCTCTGCCACCTCCAGCGAATGGTCGATAAACTCTTTCCGTTCGTTCACCATTTTTACGATCACAGGGAAACCCCATTTCGCAAGGATGATGAACACCACTCCGAAAGAGATCAGCATCCAGAACAGGAGGCCGGCGTCCGGTAATAACAACGACATAAGGCGCAGCGATTATAATGCCAGGAAACAAACCACGACGGCGAACAGGGCAACACCCTCGACCAGTGCCGCTGCGATGATCATCGACATACGAATGTCTCCGCCTGCTTCGGGCTGGCGGGCGATGGCGTCCATGGCCGACCCTCCGATTTTCCCGATACCGATACCTGCGCCGATGGCGGCCAAACCTGCGCCGATGGCGGCCAAACCTGCGCCGATGGCGGCCAAAACACTAAGATCGACCGACGTGGCGGCAACTGCTTGCATTAACATTGTTAGTAGCATAATCTTCTGTTTTTAAGTTTATAATTGTTTTAATTCTGTGT contains:
- the atpF gene encoding F0F1 ATP synthase subunit B, coding for MSLLLPDAGLLFWMLISFGVVFIILAKWGFPVIVKMVNERKEFIDHSLEVAEEANRQLANIKAEGEAVLTEARTQQMKILGEATQTREKIIAEAKEEARKEAQKELEEAKKQIRIEKEAAIAEVRSQIAVLSVDIAEKVIRAQIKEPQEQMALIERMLDEIHAPKA
- the atpE gene encoding ATP synthase F0 subunit C, which produces MLLTMLMQAVAATSVDLSVLAAIGAGLAAIGAGLAAIGAGIGIGKIGGSAMDAIARQPEAGGDIRMSMIIAAALVEGVALFAVVVCFLAL